In Apium graveolens cultivar Ventura chromosome 10, ASM990537v1, whole genome shotgun sequence, the following are encoded in one genomic region:
- the LOC141689197 gene encoding uncharacterized protein LOC141689197 isoform X1 has translation MVLISYWPCLCTLIKTWGAHWQVNLLKNFSVSMRFFLILRRSEITMNNLERKNIRVLHRNLLGGPDYCSEESRRIQCTNCGNSHIWVCTNKTKIKARWCQDCCQHHQAKDGDGWVEYRGSLEFSGPQKVEIPRAFVCAESKIFDVSEWAICQGMACRPNTHRPSFHINMVGLDKSTQRSNSGRSPWNLDAKMTDEDEDFDIWLQQALASGLFCETSKRRKSWSPFKLPQKKGKKPWKRSP, from the exons ATGGTGTTGATCTCTTACTG GCCATGCTTGTGCACCCTGATAAAAACATGGGGAGCCCACTGGCAAGTGAATCTTTTAAAAAACTTCAGTGTGAGTATGAG gttcTTTCTGATACTACGAAGAAGCGAGATTACGATGAACAACTTAGAAAGGAAGAATATAAGAGTGTTGCACAGAAATCTTCTG GGTGGACCGGATTACTGTTCTGAAGAGTCTAGACGTATACAGTGCACAAATTGTGGCAATTCACACATTTGGGTTTGCACCAATAAGACGAAGATAAAGGCAAGATGGTGTCAG GATTGTTGTCAACATCATCAAGCTAAGGACGGAGATGGATGGGTTGAGTACAGAGGTTCTCTGGAGTTTAGTGGACCCCAAAAG GTGGAGATTCCACGTGCATTTGTTTGTGCCGAAAGCAAGATATTTGATGTATCGGAATGGGCTATTTGTCAG GGAATGGCTTGTAGGCCTAATACCCATCGTCCAAGTTTTCATATAAACATGGTTGGATTGGATAAATCAACTCAGAGATCCAACTCGGGCAGATCTCCTTGGAATTTGGATGCTAAAATGACGGATGAAGATGAAGATTTTGATATTTGGCTTCAGCAAGCACTAGCCTCTGGTCTCTTTTGTGAGACATCAAAACGCAGAAAGAGCTGGAGTCCCTTCAAGTTGCCCCAGAAGAAAGGAAAGAAACCTTGGAAAAGATCGCCTTGA
- the LOC141689197 gene encoding uncharacterized protein LOC141689197 isoform X2, translating into MLVHPDKNMGSPLASESFKKLQCEYEVLSDTTKKRDYDEQLRKEEYKSVAQKSSGTSSRGGPDYCSEESRRIQCTNCGNSHIWVCTNKTKIKARWCQDCCQHHQAKDGDGWVEYRGSLEFSGPQKVEIPRAFVCAESKIFDVSEWAICQGMACRPNTHRPSFHINMVGLDKSTQRSNSGRSPWNLDAKMTDEDEDFDIWLQQALASGLFCETSKRRKSWSPFKLPQKKGKKPWKRSP; encoded by the exons ATGCTTGTGCACCCTGATAAAAACATGGGGAGCCCACTGGCAAGTGAATCTTTTAAAAAACTTCAGTGTGAGTATGAG gttcTTTCTGATACTACGAAGAAGCGAGATTACGATGAACAACTTAGAAAGGAAGAATATAAGAGTGTTGCACAGAAATCTTCTGGTACTTCTAGTCGG GGTGGACCGGATTACTGTTCTGAAGAGTCTAGACGTATACAGTGCACAAATTGTGGCAATTCACACATTTGGGTTTGCACCAATAAGACGAAGATAAAGGCAAGATGGTGTCAG GATTGTTGTCAACATCATCAAGCTAAGGACGGAGATGGATGGGTTGAGTACAGAGGTTCTCTGGAGTTTAGTGGACCCCAAAAG GTGGAGATTCCACGTGCATTTGTTTGTGCCGAAAGCAAGATATTTGATGTATCGGAATGGGCTATTTGTCAG GGAATGGCTTGTAGGCCTAATACCCATCGTCCAAGTTTTCATATAAACATGGTTGGATTGGATAAATCAACTCAGAGATCCAACTCGGGCAGATCTCCTTGGAATTTGGATGCTAAAATGACGGATGAAGATGAAGATTTTGATATTTGGCTTCAGCAAGCACTAGCCTCTGGTCTCTTTTGTGAGACATCAAAACGCAGAAAGAGCTGGAGTCCCTTCAAGTTGCCCCAGAAGAAAGGAAAGAAACCTTGGAAAAGATCGCCTTGA
- the LOC141691185 gene encoding uncharacterized protein LOC141691185, which yields MGPFTRVKGDLRYVLVAIDYMSKWAEAKAMRTINQQDCIKFMDAIIMSFERAWNEAQKGISCASSGKWTGRKPPPGRELMKYGTEARIPIETGSPSHGVINFDEISNIEGLKTNLELLDEVRDKAVKRMEGYKENTKLYFAKKTKIREYEAGDLVLRHTEASDPTNQGKLQPNWEGPYIVKEVLRPGTYKLSYLGGTEVPNTWHGARLRKFYQ from the exons ATGGGTCCCTTTACTCGGGTAAAAGGCGACCTTCGCTATGTCCTGGTAGCCATTGATTATATGTCAAAGTGGGCAGAAGCTAAAGCCATGAGAACGATCAATCAACAAGATTGTATCAAATTTATGGATGCAATCATCATGAGTTTTGAAAGAGCTTGGAATGAAGCACAAAAGGGCATCAGTTGCGCATCCTCAGGGAAATGGACAGGTCGAA AACCACCACCAGGACGGGAACTAATGAAATATGGCACCGAAGCTCGCATACCAATCGAAACCGGGTCCCCCTCCCACGGGGTCATCAACTTTGACGAGATCTCAAACATCGAAGGACTCAAGACCAACCTGGAGCTCCTAGATGAAGTAAGAGACAAGGCAGTAAAAAGGATGGAAGGATACAAAGAAAATACAAAGCTCTACTTCGCAAAGAAGACAAAAATCAGAGAGTATGAAGCGGGAGACTTGGTACTCCGGCACACCGAGGCCTCGGACCCGACCAATCAAGGAAAACTGCAACCCAACTGGGAAGGCCCCTATATTGTTAAGGAAGTGCTCCGcccaggaacctacaagctaaGCTATCTCGGCGGGACCGAAGTCCCAAACACCTGGCACGGAGCCCgcctaaggaaattctaccagtaA
- the LOC141691186 gene encoding pentatricopeptide repeat-containing protein At1g26460, mitochondrial-like, translating to MAYAQNGCGTLDYIYYGLEELSKENPQYKSLAALNCLILGYAKVGDETRALQTFEAIGTTFGLTLDIDSYNCLISAYLRGEESQELLQLSKDFIYLGVRPNAMTYELLFEAHITATDSKSALSIIEEMEISGLGPTKKALEKIYTCAIKEDNNASKDRVRDLAIKYNIPMSEKVFRERNEYAYLAPPKSYEEQTTLSWEDKFKLQAKKVSLRRIRRFEAREDQQEEFPFSSDVMYLI from the exons ATGGCGTACGCCCAGAATGGCTGTGGAACATTAGATTAC ATCTACTATGGGCTAGAGGAATTGAGCAAAGAAAATCCTCAGTACAAGTCCCTTGCTGCATTGAATTGTCTAATCCTAGGTTATGCAAAAGTAGGAGATGAAACTCGAGCTTTGCAGACTTTCGAGGCAATAGGCACTACATTTGGATTGACACTTGATATCGATTCATACAACTGTCTAATCTCTGCTTACCTAAGGGGAGAAGAG AGCCAAGAACTTTTACAACTATCCAAGGACTTCATATATTTGGGAGTTAGACCAAACGCAATGACGTATGAGCTTTTGTTTGAAGCTCATATTACTGCAACAGATTCAAAATCTGCACTTTCTATCATAGAAGAGATG GAAATTTCGGGACTGGGACCTACAAAGAAGGCTCTAGAAAAGATATACACCTGCGCTATTAAGGAGGACAACAATGCAAGCAAGGATCGTGTGAGAGACTTGGCCATTAAATATAACATCCCAATGAGTGAAAAGGTCTTTCGCGAGAGAAATGAGTATGCATACTTAGCACCTCCTAAAAGTTATGAAGAGCAGACAACATTATCCTGGGAAGacaaatttaaattacaagcaaAAAAAGTAAGTTTAAGAAGAATAAGGAGATTCGAAGCAAGAGAAGATCAGCAGGAAGAATTTCCGTTCTCCTCAGACGTCATGTACCTTATTTAG
- the LOC141693134 gene encoding uncharacterized protein LOC141693134 → MSEFCRIFQALGNLTLFFWTTLRTDCVIDCPQLVNLEINYCTTKTGKSIVTSNSGQIMVLAPKILNFSAVGIFPIKSGVFELENVKIQLSDITDVKTLAPTKKILYDLVTKMFTGLCGAKILSLDLKTIKALSALFEILVSSYSPFVNLKYVKVPHGFEESSMSTYLKWYLLGACSKATIVATLPQHKIVIRQGSWFEPLREAEGELAGLVSNPPYIPSEQISGLQAEVGKHEPRLALDGGEDGMGDLLHLCTGAASMLRPGGYFAFETNGEDQCKFLLNYMETKTKGVFYDLKVVSDFAGIQRFVTGFKVK, encoded by the exons ATGAGTGAGTTCTGCCGGATCTTCCAGGCACTTGGCAATCTCACGTTGTTTTTCTGGACAACCTTAAGGACTGATTGTGTTATAGATTGTCCCCAGTTGGTCAACCTGGAAATCAATTATTGCACAACCAAAACAGGCAAGAGTATTGTAACTAGTAATTCTGGTCAAATCATGGTTTTGGCGCCGAAAATTCTCAATTTCAGCGCTGTTGGCATCTTTCCAATCAAATCTGGAGTTTTTGAGTTGGAGAATGTGAAGATACAATTATCGGATATCACTGATGTCAAGACTCTTGCACCGACGAAGAAAATTTTGTATGACCTGGTTACTAAAATGTTTACAGGACTATGTGGTGCAAAGATTCTTAGTCTTGACTTGAAGACCATCAAG GCACTCTCTGCTCTTTTTGAAATTCTTGTCAGTTCCTATTCCCCATTCGTCAACTTAAAGTATGTGAAGGTACCCCATGGATTTGAAGAATCAAGTATGTCCACTTACCTCAAATGGTACCTTCTTGGTGCATGTTCGAAAGCCACCATCGTGGCTACATTGCCTCAG CATAAAATTGTGATAAGGCAAGGTTCATGGTTCGAGCCTCTTAGGGAAGCTGAAGGAGAACTTGCGGGGCTTGTAAGTAATCCACCATACATCCCCAGTGAGCAGATCAGTGGGCTACAAGCTGAAGTTGGTAAACATGAACCAAGACTCGCGCTTGATGGTGGTGAGGATGGGATGGGTGACCTACTCCATCTTTGCACGGGAGCTGCTTCCATGTTAAGACCTGGTGGATACTTCGCATTTGAG ACAAATGGTGAAGATCAGTGCAAATTTCTTTTGAATTACATGGAAACCAAAACTAAAGGTGTATTCTATGACCTAAAGGTTGTATCTGATTTTGCTGGTATACAGCGATTTGTAACTGGATTCAAAGTGAAGTAG